CACCTGGGAGCACATCGACCTCAACCTGGCGAACGAGCAGCTCCAGGACGTCGAGCTGCGCCGCGCCATCTTCACCGCGATCGACCGCGACGACATCGCGAACCGCAACTTCGGAGCCGGGTACCCCGACTACGAGCTGAAGAACAACCACACCTTCGGCAGCGACAGCGAGTACTACGTCGACCACTACGCGGACGAGCCGCTGGGCACCGGTGACATCGAGGAGGCCACCAGCATCCTCGAGGACGCCGGCTACGAGGTCGGCGACACCCTCACCCTCGACGGTGAGGAGATCGGACCGTTCCGTCTGCGCAGCACCGACACCGCGGTCCGCAACACCTCGGTCCAGCTGGTCCAGGCCCAGCTCGCCGAGATCGGCATCACCGCCAACATCGACATGACCGACGACCTCGGCGGCATGCTCAACGCGGCCGAGTACGACATCGTCCAGTTCGGCTGGTCCGGCTCGCCGTACTTCACCGCAACCCCGCGCCAGCAGTGGCACTCCGAGAGCGGCAGTAACTTCGGCGGCTACTCCAACGAGGAGGTCGACGAGCTGACCGAGGGCGTGGACAACGCCCCGGACCTGGACACCGCGGCCGACCTGACCAACCAGGCCATCGCGATCCACGCCCCCGAGGCCTACGTGCTGCCGATCATGTCGGAGCCGAACTACTTCTTCGTGAACACCGACCGTCTGGCCAACGTTCACGACAACCTGCAGTCCAGCTACCGCGCCACCTACAACATCGGTGAGTGGGACCTCGCCGACTAGTTTTGACTAGTCCGGTGAGTACCGCAGGCCCGGTCCCGGGACACACTCCCGGGGCCGGGCCGGTCCTCGTCCACCCCTGAAGGATCACTCCCATGCTCGTTTACACGATGCGGCGACTCCTGGGCGCGATACCCGTCCTGCTGCTCGCATCCGTCCTCACGTTCGTGATGATCGACGTCACCGGTGATCCGCTGGCCGACATCCGGATGGCCCAGCCCCCGCCGACGGAGGCCGTCCTCCAGCAGGCGGAGGAGCGCCTCTACCTGGACCGCTCCATGCCGGAGCGGTACTGGCTGTGGATGACCGGCATCGGCGGCAACGGCGACATCGGTCTGCTCCAGGGTGAGTTCGGCCCCTCCACCCAGGGGCCCCACTACGACATCGGCGCGAACATCGCCGAGCGCCTGTGGACCACCCTGCGCCTGGTCGGCGCGGCCATGGTCTTTGCCCTCGGCCTCGCGATCATCACCGGTGTGATCAGCGCACTGCGCCAGTACTCCAAGCTCGACTACACGCTCACCTTCATCGGCTTCCTGGCCCTGGCGATGCCGACCTTCTGGTTCGCCGGCATCATGCAGGCCGCGGGTGTGAAGTTCAACCTGATGGTGGGCGAACAGGTCTTCGCCACCATCGGTGACGGCCGTTTCAGAGCCCAGGGCGAACCGTTGTGGGACCAGTTCCTCAACGCCTTCGCCCACATGGCCCTGCCGACGATCGTGCTGATGCTGATCAGCTTCGCCTCATGGAGCCGCTACCAGCGCACCTCCATGCTCGAAGTCATGAACAGCGACTACGTGCGGCTGGCCCGGGCCAAGGGCCTGCGCAACCACACGGTCATCCGCCGCCACGCCCTGCGCACCGCGCTGATCCCGCTGACCACCGTGGTCGCCCTCGGCGTCGCGGGCGTCATCGACGGGGCCATCCTCACCGAGGTGGTCTTCCAGTGGCGCGGTCTCGGTGACTTCTTCATCACCGCGGTGGACAACAACGACTCCTTCGCACTGATGGGCTGGCTGTTGCTCAGCGGCACGCTGGTCATCCTGGCCAACCTGATCGCCGACCTGCTGTACGCCGTGCTGGACCCGAGGATTCGCTATGAGTGAGAACGGCATGTTCGAGAGCGCGCGCCGTGACCCGGCGAAGAAGGCGAAGAGCAGCGCCGACCGCACCCAGCTCCAGACCGTCCTGCTCCGGTTCAGCCGACACCGTCCGGCGATGATCAGCCTGTTCGTCCTGGTGCTGATCGTCCTGTTCGCGTTCATCGGCCCCTTCTTCTGGATGTGGGACCACACGGTCTACCGGGAGATCCCCAGCAACCAGCCGCCGTCCGGAACCCACCCGCTGGGCACCTCGGCCGCCGGACACGACGTCCTCGGCCAGCTCATGCGCGGGGCCCAGCAGACGCTGAAGGTCGCCTTCACCGTCTCGCTGGTGTCCACGGCCGTCGGCTCCCTCTGGGGCGCCACCGCCGGCTACTACGGCGGCCGGGTCGACGCGTTCATGATGCGGATCGTCGACATCTTCCTGATCGTCCCGCTGCTCGTCGCCGCCGCGGCGATCGCGGGCAACAGCGGTGCCGGTACGAACTGGACCGCGATCGCACTGATCATCGCGATCTTCGCGTGGGCCTCCATCGCCCGCGTGGTGCGCGGGGTCGTGCTGTCCCTGCGCGAACAGGAGTTCGTGGAGGCCGCCCGCGCCTCGGGCGCCTCGGCGCCGTGGATCATCCTGCGGCACCTGCTGCCCAACGCGGCCGGTCCGATCATCGTCGCCGCCACCCTGCTGGTGGCGGTGGCCATTCTCGCCGAGGCGGGCATGTCCTTCCTGGGGCTGGGCATCCAGCTGCCGGACATCTCGCTCGGCCAGATGATCGGCAGCGCCCGTACGGCGGTGTCCACGCGTCCGTGGCTGTTCTACCCTCCGGGTGTGCTGCTGGTGCTGATCTGTCTGACGATCAACTTCATCGGTGACGGTCTCCGGGACGCTCTCGACCCACGACAGAGCATGGTGCGGCGATGACGACTGAGTACACGAACGAAGGAAACACCGTCGTGGCGGACACCGACGACGTGGTGCTCGAGGTCACCGACCTGAGCGTCACCTTCCCCTCCGAGGACGGGCCGCTGCCCGCGGTCCGGGAGGTCTCCTACCGACTTCGCCGCGGCGAGGCCCTGGGCATCGTGGGCGAGTCGGGCTCCGGCAAGTCCGTGACCTCCATGGCGATCATGGGCCTGCTGCCCAGGAACGCGAAGGTGGAGGGCTCGGTCCGGGTACTGGGCCAGGAGATCCTCGGGCTCAACGACAAGCAGATCAGCGCGGTCCGGGGGCAGAAGATCGCGATGATCTTCCAGGACCCGCTGACCTCGCTCAACCCCGTCTACACGATCGGCTACCAGATCGCCGAGGCGGTGCACGCCCACAAGAAGGTGAGCAAGAAGGCCGCCCTGGACCGGGCGCTGGAGCTGCTGGAGATCGTGGGCATCCCGTCCCCGGAGCAGCGGCTCAAGCAGTACCCGCACGAGCTGTCCGGCGGTATGCGCCAGCGCGTGGTGATCGCGATCGCGATGGCCAACGACCCGGACGTGATCATCGCGGACGAGCCCACCACGGCGCTCGACGTGACCGTCCAGGCGCAGGTGCTGGACGCCCTGCAGCGGGCCCGTCGGGAGACCGGGGCCGCCCTGGTGCTGATCACCCACGACCTCGGCGTCGTCGCCGGTCAGGTCGACCGGGTGGGCGTGATGTACGCGGGCCGCATCGTGGAGAAGGGCACGGTGGAGGAGGTCTTCTACCGGCCGCGCATGCCCTACGCGCTGGGGCTGCTCGGTTCGCTGCCGCGCCTGGACGGTGACCGGAACGACCGGCTCACCCCCATCCTCGGCACCCCGCCCTCACTGCGTGACCTTCCGGAGGGCTGCGGGTTCGCCCCGCGCTGCCCGATGGCCCGGGACCTGTGCCACCAGGAGGAGCCGCGGCTGCTCATCATCCAGGAGAGCGGCGAGAGCGGCGGTGACGGGCAGAGCGGCCCGGTGCCGGTCGAGTCCACGGACGATCCCACCGCTCACAGCGCGGCCTGCCACTTCAGCGATGAGCTGGTGGGGGCCGAGGCGACCGACCTGTTCAAGGCCACCGCGGTGGACACCGAGGGCCTGGGTTCCGTCGCCGAGATGGAGGCGGCGGAGTCGCTGGGGGCCGAGGCCCGTGAGGAGTACCTGGAGGAGCGAGGCGCCGAGCCGGACCACGTGGTTTCCAGCACGGCCGAGCCCGAGGTCCTGCTCAGCGCCACCGACCTGGTCAAGCACTTCCCGATCCGCTCCAAGGGGCTGCTGCGTCGCAAGATCGGCGACGTACAGGCGGTCTCCGGGATCTCGTTGGACCTGCGTGAACGGGAGACGCTCGCGCTGGTGGGGGAATCCGGCTGCGGCAAGTCCACCACGGCGCGGCTGCTGCTGAACCTGATCAAGCTCACCTCGGGCGAGATCTCGTACATGGGTCAGCCGCTGCACGGCCTGACCGACCGCAAGATGCGGCCGCTGCGCAAGGACCTCCAACTGGTCTTCCAGGACCCGTTCGCCTCCCTGGACCCGCGGATGACGGTCGCGGACATCATCGCCGAACCGATGCGCATCCACGGGAGCGGGCATCGGGACGCGAGGAAGCGCGTGGCGGAGCTCCTGGAACTGGTGGGGCTCAACCCCGAGCACGGTGCCCGGTACCCGCACGAGTTCTCCGGCGGTCAGCGACAGCGCATCGGCGTGGCCCGCGCGCTGTCGCTCAACCCGAGGGTGCTGGTCCTGGACGAGCCGGTCTCGGCCCTGGACGTGTCCATCCAGGCGGGTGTGATCAACCTGCTGGAGGACCTCCAGGACGAGCTGGGGCTGTCCTACCTGTTCGTCTCGCACGACCTGTCGGTGGTCAAGCACATCGCGGACCGCGTGGCCGTGATGTACCTCGGCAAGATGGTGGAGACGGCCACGACGGACCAGCTGTTCACCGCGCCGGCGCACCCGTACACGCAGGCGCTGATCTCGGCGATCCCGCTGCCGGACCCGATCAAGGAGCGGACCCGGGAGCGGATCACCGTCACCGGTGACATCCCCAGCCCGGCCAACCCGCCCTCGGGCTGCCGGTTCCGGACCCGTTGCCCGAAGTTCGCCAACGAGCTCTCGGACGCCGAACGCACCAAGTGCGTGGAGGAGCCGCCGGAGCTGATGGACCGGGGGACCGGGCACCGGGACGCGTGCCACTACTCGCAGGTGATCGAACTGATCTGACCGCTGAGCCGGTGTTGAGCCGGTGCCGGGTCAACGGCCGGAGCGGCCGCCGGGGCGGGTCGGGGATTCTTCCCCGGCCCGCCCCTTTCGTGTGTGCGCACTCGCGCGCCCTTTTTGTCAGCGAACCACCGGACACGCTCTGGCGTCAACGGGGAACCGTCGGTTAGATTCGCCTGGCATGCTCCAGATCGGCACTTTCCTCCGAGGAGTTTCATGACCCCCGCAACCCCCCACCGCCAGGGGCCGCGGCGCGGCCGACGCTGGCTGGCCG
This DNA window, taken from Nocardiopsis exhalans, encodes the following:
- a CDS encoding ABC transporter permease; amino-acid sequence: MLVYTMRRLLGAIPVLLLASVLTFVMIDVTGDPLADIRMAQPPPTEAVLQQAEERLYLDRSMPERYWLWMTGIGGNGDIGLLQGEFGPSTQGPHYDIGANIAERLWTTLRLVGAAMVFALGLAIITGVISALRQYSKLDYTLTFIGFLALAMPTFWFAGIMQAAGVKFNLMVGEQVFATIGDGRFRAQGEPLWDQFLNAFAHMALPTIVLMLISFASWSRYQRTSMLEVMNSDYVRLARAKGLRNHTVIRRHALRTALIPLTTVVALGVAGVIDGAILTEVVFQWRGLGDFFITAVDNNDSFALMGWLLLSGTLVILANLIADLLYAVLDPRIRYE
- a CDS encoding ABC transporter permease yields the protein MSENGMFESARRDPAKKAKSSADRTQLQTVLLRFSRHRPAMISLFVLVLIVLFAFIGPFFWMWDHTVYREIPSNQPPSGTHPLGTSAAGHDVLGQLMRGAQQTLKVAFTVSLVSTAVGSLWGATAGYYGGRVDAFMMRIVDIFLIVPLLVAAAAIAGNSGAGTNWTAIALIIAIFAWASIARVVRGVVLSLREQEFVEAARASGASAPWIILRHLLPNAAGPIIVAATLLVAVAILAEAGMSFLGLGIQLPDISLGQMIGSARTAVSTRPWLFYPPGVLLVLICLTINFIGDGLRDALDPRQSMVRR
- a CDS encoding ABC transporter ATP-binding protein, whose translation is MTTEYTNEGNTVVADTDDVVLEVTDLSVTFPSEDGPLPAVREVSYRLRRGEALGIVGESGSGKSVTSMAIMGLLPRNAKVEGSVRVLGQEILGLNDKQISAVRGQKIAMIFQDPLTSLNPVYTIGYQIAEAVHAHKKVSKKAALDRALELLEIVGIPSPEQRLKQYPHELSGGMRQRVVIAIAMANDPDVIIADEPTTALDVTVQAQVLDALQRARRETGAALVLITHDLGVVAGQVDRVGVMYAGRIVEKGTVEEVFYRPRMPYALGLLGSLPRLDGDRNDRLTPILGTPPSLRDLPEGCGFAPRCPMARDLCHQEEPRLLIIQESGESGGDGQSGPVPVESTDDPTAHSAACHFSDELVGAEATDLFKATAVDTEGLGSVAEMEAAESLGAEAREEYLEERGAEPDHVVSSTAEPEVLLSATDLVKHFPIRSKGLLRRKIGDVQAVSGISLDLRERETLALVGESGCGKSTTARLLLNLIKLTSGEISYMGQPLHGLTDRKMRPLRKDLQLVFQDPFASLDPRMTVADIIAEPMRIHGSGHRDARKRVAELLELVGLNPEHGARYPHEFSGGQRQRIGVARALSLNPRVLVLDEPVSALDVSIQAGVINLLEDLQDELGLSYLFVSHDLSVVKHIADRVAVMYLGKMVETATTDQLFTAPAHPYTQALISAIPLPDPIKERTRERITVTGDIPSPANPPSGCRFRTRCPKFANELSDAERTKCVEEPPELMDRGTGHRDACHYSQVIELI